From Lepus europaeus isolate LE1 chromosome 3, mLepTim1.pri, whole genome shotgun sequence, a single genomic window includes:
- the H1-5 gene encoding histone H1.5: protein MSEAAPAETAAPAPAEKSPAKKKAAKKPGAGAAKRKAAGPPVSELITKAVAASKERNGLSLAALKKALAAGGYDVEKNNSRIKLGLKSLVSKGTLVQTKGTGASGSFKLNKKAASGEAKPKAKKAGAAKPKKPAGATPKKPKKAAGTKKAVKKTPKKAKKPAAAAVKKVAKSPKKAKAAAKPKKAAKSPAKPKAVKPKAAKPKAPKPKAAKPKAAKAKKTAAKKK from the coding sequence ATGTCGGAAGCCGCTCCTGCCGAGACCGCCGCGCCGGCGCCTGCCGAGAAGTCCCCCGCCAAGAAGAAGGCGGCCAAGAAGCCCGGCGCGGGCGCGGCGAAGCGCAAGGCCGCCGGGCCCCCGGTGTCCGAGCTGATCACCAAGGCTGTGGCCGCCTCCAAGGAGCGCAACGGGCTCTCGCTGGCCGCGCTCAAGAAGGCGCTGGCGGCGGGCGGCTACGACGTGGAGAAGAACAACAGCCGCATCAAGCTGGGCCTCAAGAGCCTGGTGAGCAAGGGCACCCTGGTGCAGACCAAGGGCACCGGCGCCTCGGGCTCCTTCAAGCTCAACAAGAAGGCGGCCTCCGGCGAGGCCAAGCCCAAGGCCAAGAAGGCGGGCGCGGCCAAGCCCAAGAAGCCCGCGGGCGCCACCCCCAAGAAGCCCAAGAAGGCCGCGGGGACCAAGAAGGCGGTGAAGAAGACGCCCAAGAAGGCCAAGAAGCCCGCGGCGGCGGCCGTCAAGAAGGTGGCCAAGAGCCCCAAGAAGGCCAAGGCTGCGGCCAAGCCCAAGAAGGCAGCCAAGAGCCCCGCCAAGCCCAAGGCCGTGAAGCCGAAGGCCGCCAAGCCCAAGGCTCCTAAGCCCAAGGCTGCCAAGCCCAAGGCCGCGAAGGCCAAGAAGACGGCCGCCAAGAAGAAGTAA